One Candidatus Nanopelagicales bacterium genomic window carries:
- a CDS encoding DUF3073 domain-containing protein gives MGRGRAKAKQTKVARELKYNAPQTDFDALRAELTGDAHDRERSRPPTRDDDDPLAKYADDDDDEYGGR, from the coding sequence ATGGGGCGCGGCCGAGCTAAGGCCAAGCAAACTAAGGTCGCTCGCGAGCTGAAGTACAACGCTCCGCAGACTGACTTCGACGCATTGCGCGCCGAACTCACTGGGGACGCACATGATCGTGAGAGGAGTCGTCCGCCCACGCGTGACGACGATGACCCGCTGGCCAAATACGCCGACGACGACGACGACGAGTACGGCGGTCGCTGA
- a CDS encoding amidophosphoribosyltransferase: MRGDGRLSHDLLPGEKGPQDACGVFGVWAPGEAVAKLTYFGLYALQHRGQESAGIAVSDGNEVVVYKEMGLVSQVFNEAILESLRGYLAVGHCRYSTSGASVWENAQPTFRATATGRIALGHNGNLTNTAELGDELLRRADRSGELPLGQHVNATSDTDLMTALLASHPNRSLEDAAMIELPHMRGAFSLVFMNDETLYGARDPQGIRPLVLGRLERGWVLASETAALDIVGASYVRDIEPGELVAIDERGLRSQKFAKPAPKHCLFEYVYLARPDTSLDGRSVHATRVDVGRRLAEEHPADADLVIPVPESGTPAAVGYAQASGIPFAQGLVKNAYVGRTFISPSQTLRQLGIRLKLNPLRDVIAGKRLVVVDDSIVRGNTQRAIIRMLREAGAREVHVRISSPPVKWPCFYGIDFATRAELIANGLTDDEIRTSIGADSLGYISLERLIESTEVPKDDLCRACFDGVYPVPLPEPKVIGHDTLEPVDVVSPNGHGPGLAAVRQGGGAADALSHP; this comes from the coding sequence ATGCGTGGCGACGGTCGGCTATCGCACGACCTGCTTCCCGGTGAAAAGGGCCCTCAAGACGCCTGTGGTGTGTTCGGCGTCTGGGCGCCTGGTGAGGCCGTCGCAAAGCTCACCTACTTCGGCCTTTACGCGCTGCAGCATCGCGGCCAGGAATCTGCGGGCATCGCGGTCAGTGACGGCAATGAGGTCGTCGTCTACAAGGAGATGGGCCTGGTCTCACAGGTTTTCAACGAGGCGATCCTGGAGAGCCTGCGGGGATACCTAGCCGTTGGTCACTGCCGCTACTCGACGTCAGGAGCCAGTGTCTGGGAGAACGCTCAGCCGACCTTCCGGGCAACCGCGACTGGTCGAATTGCCCTGGGACACAACGGAAACCTCACCAACACCGCCGAACTCGGCGACGAGTTGCTGCGCCGCGCTGACCGTTCAGGCGAGCTTCCACTCGGTCAGCACGTCAACGCGACCAGTGATACCGACTTGATGACCGCGCTGCTCGCCTCGCACCCGAACCGCAGCCTGGAAGACGCCGCGATGATCGAGCTTCCGCACATGCGCGGCGCATTCTCATTGGTGTTCATGAACGACGAGACGCTCTACGGTGCCCGCGATCCGCAGGGGATCCGACCGTTGGTGCTCGGGCGCCTTGAGCGCGGGTGGGTCCTTGCCAGCGAGACAGCAGCGCTGGACATCGTTGGCGCTTCATATGTTCGAGACATCGAACCGGGTGAGCTCGTTGCCATCGATGAGCGCGGACTGCGCTCGCAGAAGTTCGCCAAGCCCGCGCCCAAACACTGCCTTTTTGAGTATGTCTACCTAGCCCGCCCCGACACGTCGCTGGACGGTCGCAGCGTGCACGCGACGCGCGTCGACGTTGGCCGGCGACTGGCCGAGGAGCACCCCGCGGACGCCGACTTGGTCATCCCCGTGCCCGAATCGGGGACTCCGGCCGCTGTCGGATATGCGCAGGCCTCCGGCATCCCGTTTGCCCAGGGTCTGGTCAAGAACGCCTACGTGGGCCGAACCTTCATCTCGCCGTCACAGACTCTGCGGCAGCTTGGCATTCGACTCAAGCTCAACCCTCTGCGCGACGTTATCGCTGGCAAACGCCTCGTGGTGGTCGACGATTCAATCGTGCGCGGCAATACCCAGCGCGCCATCATTCGGATGCTGCGGGAGGCTGGAGCTCGCGAGGTGCATGTGCGCATTTCCTCGCCGCCGGTCAAGTGGCCGTGCTTCTACGGCATCGACTTCGCGACCCGCGCCGAGCTCATCGCCAACGGACTGACCGATGACGAGATCCGCACCTCCATCGGTGCCGACTCACTCGGCTACATCAGCTTGGAGCGACTGATCGAGTCGACGGAGGTCCCCAAGGACGACCTGTGCCGGGCGTGCTTCGACGGCGTCTACCCCGTACCGCTCCCAGAGCCGAAGGTCATCGGCCACGACACCCTTGAGCCGGTGGATGTGGTGTCGCCGAACGGACACGGCCCGGGTCTCGCGGCAGTCAGGCAGGGAGGCGGCGCGGCTGACGCGCTGAGCCATCCGTGA
- a CDS encoding helix-turn-helix domain-containing protein, with product MTVPTNDSEPLLTPAEVAAMFRVDPKTVTRWAKAGKLSSVRTLGGHRRYLASEVKALLEGIPAPPTSNHNGTPESPAAGKSYEETVRDAEAVPTGLEPLPAPPATPGSSAGLPTST from the coding sequence ATGACCGTCCCAACGAACGACTCAGAGCCGCTGCTGACCCCCGCTGAGGTGGCTGCGATGTTTCGAGTCGACCCCAAAACGGTGACGCGATGGGCCAAAGCCGGAAAGTTGAGCTCGGTTCGGACCCTGGGCGGACATCGGCGCTACCTGGCCAGTGAGGTCAAGGCGTTGCTTGAGGGAATCCCGGCACCGCCGACGAGCAACCACAACGGAACCCCCGAGTCTCCGGCGGCCGGGAAGTCATACGAAGAGACCGTCCGGGACGCCGAAGCCGTTCCCACCGGTCTTGAGCCGCTGCCGGCACCTCCGGCAACCCCCGGCTCCTCCGCCGGACTCCCAACCTCCACCTGA
- a CDS encoding CHAP domain-containing protein: MIRSRQCGELAVRLYSKKGWGAVRSSRTGGSESIPEGSPSLRFHRNGRGYLPVPGDIVVEKGGNRRYGHVAVVDRVVGKRIITVEQNANPSGWHVYRFRGKTAVGAYNGRFVRGFVHSPKNHLQNP, translated from the coding sequence GTGATTCGGTCGCGTCAGTGCGGCGAGCTCGCGGTTCGGCTGTATTCGAAGAAGGGCTGGGGCGCGGTTCGCTCCTCGCGCACCGGCGGTTCCGAATCGATTCCAGAAGGCAGCCCTTCGCTGCGGTTCCATCGCAACGGTCGCGGCTACCTCCCCGTGCCGGGCGACATTGTGGTCGAGAAGGGCGGCAACCGACGCTACGGCCACGTCGCGGTCGTCGATCGAGTGGTTGGCAAGCGCATCATCACCGTCGAGCAGAACGCCAATCCGTCGGGTTGGCACGTTTACCGCTTCCGCGGCAAGACTGCGGTCGGCGCCTACAACGGTCGCTTCGTGCGTGGATTCGTCCACAGCCCCAAGAACCACCTACAGAACCCGTAG
- a CDS encoding phosphoribosylformylglycinamidine cyclo-ligase → MTRPPNPEPASTYAAAGVDVEAGERAVELMKAAVAGATRPEVVGSLGGFAGLFDASALSRFRRPLLATSTDGVGTKVAVAAAMDVHNTIGIDLVAMVVDDLVVTGAEPLFMTDYIACGRVVPERIAAIVTGIADGCRTAGCALLGGETAEHPGLLDPDEYDVAGAGTAVVEADDLLGPQRVRAGDRAIAMRSSGLHSNGYSLARHVLLNSAGWALDRDMPEFGRTLGEELLEPTQLYTQQCLDLARAADVDVHAFSHVTGGGLAANLARVLPADLHLDVDRSTWSPQPVFHTIGSQGGVETLELERTFNMGIGMVAFVAPDSADAALGRLADRGISAWVCGAVRSRTDADLSDAPAKGGGGGSVHLSSSYA, encoded by the coding sequence GTGACCCGACCCCCCAACCCCGAACCGGCGAGCACCTACGCCGCCGCTGGAGTGGACGTCGAGGCTGGCGAGCGCGCGGTCGAGTTGATGAAGGCCGCTGTCGCTGGCGCAACGCGTCCCGAGGTTGTCGGGAGCCTTGGCGGGTTCGCGGGCCTGTTCGACGCCTCGGCGTTGAGCCGTTTCCGCCGACCGCTGCTTGCGACCTCAACTGACGGCGTCGGCACGAAGGTCGCGGTCGCTGCCGCGATGGATGTGCACAACACCATCGGTATCGACTTGGTTGCCATGGTCGTGGACGATCTGGTGGTTACCGGCGCCGAACCGTTGTTCATGACCGACTACATCGCTTGCGGCAGGGTCGTCCCCGAGCGCATCGCGGCGATCGTCACTGGCATCGCCGACGGCTGCCGAACGGCCGGTTGCGCCCTGCTCGGAGGGGAGACTGCCGAACACCCCGGCTTGCTCGACCCCGACGAGTACGACGTTGCCGGTGCTGGAACGGCGGTCGTTGAGGCCGATGACCTACTCGGGCCGCAACGTGTTCGCGCGGGTGACCGGGCGATCGCGATGCGGTCATCTGGACTGCATTCCAATGGCTACTCGTTGGCCCGGCACGTGCTGTTGAACTCAGCTGGCTGGGCGTTGGATCGCGACATGCCCGAGTTCGGCCGCACGCTCGGAGAGGAGCTGCTCGAGCCGACGCAGCTCTACACCCAGCAGTGCCTGGACCTGGCCCGCGCCGCGGACGTCGACGTGCACGCGTTCTCGCACGTGACCGGCGGGGGTTTGGCGGCGAATCTCGCCCGGGTACTGCCAGCGGATCTGCACTTGGACGTGGATCGATCGACGTGGTCCCCGCAGCCGGTATTCCACACGATCGGGTCACAAGGCGGCGTCGAGACGTTGGAGTTGGAACGAACCTTCAACATGGGCATCGGCATGGTGGCCTTCGTGGCGCCGGATTCAGCTGACGCCGCACTTGGGCGGCTGGCAGACCGTGGCATCAGCGCCTGGGTCTGTGGGGCCGTGCGGTCGCGGACCGACGCTGACCTCAGCGACGCCCCGGCCAAGGGCGGCGGCGGTGGCTCGGTCCATCTCAGCAGCTCGTACGCCTGA